In the Fusarium oxysporum f. sp. lycopersici 4287 chromosome 9, whole genome shotgun sequence genome, one interval contains:
- a CDS encoding hypothetical protein (At least one base has a quality score < 10) — translation MKILLHSHFPAGHAYPMQAVAQSLIRRGHQVTWLTSASNEARVLAVGATFVPTSAIAIIDEPLIAANETGILDKEYSRLQIRLLAQVTDYRRVLRDFKADVLLVDVMPYGARALCELGEVPVYATLGVIPMYMSSWGAPQAVSGESPATSWVGLIWNHILHLVSQWILLPLLLRPIINAQRRELGLKNLPYGEPIESFTYSPYLHIQASSPSLEFKLLPKPPQQREHTKFVGPVVTQVPTSLAQLPPEWDEIVAHPRVVGITQGTLAMDPTSLIIPAIEALSDDPDLLLVVASPHVKEITSRIGEPPNVRFIRWIPYHLFLPQLCLLITNGGYGSITQALSHKVPLICAGQTEDKKDTAARVSWASAGIDLKTDNPSTEQVRRAARTILDDPGFVERAGHLGDELNELGGAERASELLEELVESRDR, via the coding sequence ATGAAGATCCTCCTCCACTCTCACTTCCCAGCCGGCCATGCCTACCCAATGCAAGCCGTAGCCCAATCCCTCATCCGCCGCGGCCACCAAGTAACCTGGCTCACCAGCGCCTCAAACGAAGCGCGCGTCCTCGCTGTAGGCGCAACATTCGTCCCAACAAGCGCCATAGCCATCATCGACGAACCCCTAATCGCTGCCAATGAAACTGGTATTCTCGACAAGGAGTATTCGCGGCTTCAGATCAGGCTTCTTGCGCAGGTGACGGATTACCGCCGGGTGTTGAGGGACTTTAAAGCAGATGTTCTGCTCGTCGATGTGATGCCGTATGGAGCGAGGGCTTTGTGTGAACTGGGTGAAGTTCCGGTTTATGCGACGCTGGGGGTAATTCCGATGTATATGTCGAGTTGGGGAGCGCCGCAGGCTGTTTCGGGGGAGAGTCCGGCGACGTCGTGGGTTGGATTGATCTGGAATcatattcttcatcttgttaGCCAGTGGATTCTTCTGCCGTTGCTTTTGAGGCCGATCATAAATGCCCAAAGGAGGGAATTgggcttgaagaacttgccGTATGGGGAGCCGATCGAGTCTTTCACTTACAGCCCCTATCTTCATATTCAGGCGTCATCGCCGTCGCTGGAGTTCAAGCTACTGCCAAAGCCGCCGCAACAGCGGGAGCATACCAAGTTTGTGGGACCGGTAGTTACGCAAGTACCGACAAGTCTCGCCCAGCTACCCCCTGAATGGGACGAGATCGTTGCGCATCCCCGTGTTGTTGGCATTACCCAAGGCACACTAGCCATGGATCCAACATCATTGATCATTCCCGCCATCGAGGCACTCTCCGATGATCCAGATCTTCTCCTTGTAGTGGCTTCACCGCATGTAAAAGAGATCACATCGAGAATAGGGGAGCCGCCAAATGTGCGCTTCATCAGATGGATACCGTACCATCTCTTCCTCCCACAGCTCtgcctcctcatcaccaacggcGGTTATGGGAGCATAACTCAGGCGCTGTCGCATAAAGTGCCACTGATCTGCGCTGGGCAAACAGAAGATAAGAAGGACACAGCGGCGCGGGTTAGCTGGGCGAGTGCAGGCATCGATTTGAAGACAGATAATCCTTCGACGGAACAGGTTCGAAGAGCGGCGAGGACAATACTGGACGATCCAGGGTTTGTGGAGAGGGCGGGGCATCTGGGCGACGAGCTCAATGAACTTGGGGGCGCAGAACGAGCTTCAGAGCTTTTGGAAGAACTGGTAGAATCTAGAGACAGATGA
- a CDS encoding hypothetical protein (At least one base has a quality score < 10), with protein MQNPVVVTELTCITTEPSTHHRSEHRTSIHESDSTPSLPDTVEVQQVKTSLRARDFTPTRLSKNGPKNSVPTIRILFYCKTVSRRVGTKALSSERLRCCQVVLFLFKAQQDQRRVTSHSKLTMNEQKDIVLIFAAAQAYGTHVVAWGGSSKDSVECT; from the coding sequence ATGCAAAACCCCGTGGTGGTTACTGAGTTAACTTGCATCACAACAGAACCTTCAACCCACCATCGATCCGAACACCGAACAAGCATCCACGAGTCCGACTCAACCCCCTCGCTTCCCGACACCGTCGAAGTCCAGCAAGTCAAAACGAGCTTACGAGCGAGAGATTTTACGCCCACGAGGCTCAGTAAAAACGGACCAAAGAATTCCGTCCCCACGATACGAATCCTGTTTTACTGCAAAACCGTCTCACGAAGAGTTGGGACCAAAGCATTGTCCTCCGAGAGGCTGCGATGTTGTCAAGTGGTCTTATTCCTCTTCAAAGCCCAACAGGACCAGCGGCGGGTTACCTCACACTCGAAGTTGACAATGAACGAACAGAAAGATATAGTCCTCATCTTCGCCGCCGCCCAGGCCTACGGCACCCACGTAGTGGCCTGGGGAGGGTCCAGCAAAGACAGCGTGGAGTGTACATAG